A window of the Haloquadratum walsbyi C23 genome harbors these coding sequences:
- a CDS encoding CopG family ribbon-helix-helix protein, with the protein MSQDVDRMSVTLPPDLLSELNQVVETGEYNSRSEATRDALRAFVTEFNQQTGLSGTLSGTVVVLYEHEHSGVTDEMSELQHDFTETIVAVHHVHLSDHLCLESIAVDGAGGRIETLLSRIRPLEGVRQVKLAMVQADADADAESKVNAARERD; encoded by the coding sequence ATGAGTCAAGATGTTGACCGCATGAGTGTGACACTTCCGCCGGATCTCTTGTCTGAATTGAATCAGGTTGTTGAAACCGGTGAATATAATAGTCGTTCCGAGGCGACCCGAGACGCGCTTCGTGCGTTTGTAACCGAATTTAATCAACAAACCGGGTTATCAGGAACTCTCAGTGGGACTGTGGTTGTGCTTTATGAGCACGAACACAGCGGCGTCACCGATGAAATGAGTGAACTCCAACATGATTTTACAGAAACAATTGTTGCCGTTCATCATGTTCATCTGAGTGATCACCTCTGCTTGGAATCGATTGCCGTTGATGGAGCGGGTGGTCGGATTGAAACGTTATTATCCCGTATTCGACCACTCGAGGGTGTTCGCCAGGTCAAACTCGCAATGGTCCAAGCCGATGCCGATGCCGACGCCGAATCCAAAGTTAACGCCGCCAGAGAAAGAGACTGA
- a CDS encoding energy-coupling factor ABC transporter permease, which translates to MHIPDGFLDPLVAGLFWLGSAVTIGLAVRYARSELGDERTPLLGVVAAGIFAAQMLNWPIPGGTSAHFVGGAFAGILLGPSLGVLAMTAVVTIQALVFGDGGIIALGGNLFAIAVVNVLIGYGLFQMFREIHESGAAFIAGWAAVTVSALIVALGVGFSSAFAYEIATTVTIMTGGHAVLGIIEGAITAGVYTYIAAARPDLVFTQFENSNLSPDVKL; encoded by the coding sequence ATGCATATCCCCGACGGCTTTCTTGACCCGCTGGTTGCGGGGCTATTTTGGCTTGGCTCAGCAGTTACAATTGGACTTGCAGTAAGGTATGCCCGCAGTGAACTTGGTGATGAACGCACACCACTACTTGGTGTAGTCGCCGCAGGTATTTTTGCTGCGCAAATGTTGAACTGGCCGATTCCCGGCGGTACCAGCGCACATTTCGTTGGTGGAGCGTTCGCTGGCATTCTATTGGGACCGTCGCTTGGTGTGCTTGCAATGACGGCTGTTGTCACGATTCAGGCACTTGTCTTCGGTGATGGTGGAATCATTGCGCTTGGTGGCAATCTCTTTGCGATAGCTGTGGTTAATGTTCTCATTGGATATGGTCTATTTCAGATGTTCAGAGAGATTCATGAGTCAGGAGCGGCGTTTATTGCTGGATGGGCAGCAGTGACAGTTTCAGCACTCATTGTTGCTCTTGGCGTCGGGTTCTCCTCGGCGTTCGCCTATGAGATAGCCACAACAGTTACGATTATGACTGGCGGTCACGCAGTTCTTGGAATTATCGAGGGTGCAATTACTGCTGGAGTGTATACCTATATCGCTGCTGCCCGCCCCGATCTCGTTTTTACTCAATTCGAAAATAGCAATCTGTCCCCGGACGTGAAACTATGA
- a CDS encoding ABC transporter ATP-binding protein — protein MSAPKNMGVNQQPAVAATGSDREAILSTRQLTKKFGGLTAVDSVGFTVAAGEIRCLIGPNGAGKSTLLELITGQLSPTQGDIYFDGLDLTALEPHERMDAGISVKFQSPHIYESLTVEQNLRVPLQRTDRETETVLTDTLERISLAQQANVSASDLSHGEKQRLEIGMAVTLDPKLMLLDEPVAGMSIDETADIAELIRSLHDDGMTFLVVEHDMEFVRKISEQVTVLNQGSILRQGPIEDIESDDEVRRIYLGENA, from the coding sequence ATGAGTGCTCCAAAAAATATGGGGGTTAATCAGCAACCGGCGGTTGCAGCAACCGGTAGCGATCGTGAAGCGATTCTCTCAACAAGACAACTGACAAAGAAATTTGGTGGGCTTACGGCTGTTGACAGTGTTGGATTCACCGTCGCAGCGGGCGAAATTCGGTGTCTGATTGGTCCAAATGGGGCTGGAAAAAGCACGTTACTCGAACTCATTACCGGACAGCTCTCACCGACACAGGGGGATATCTACTTTGATGGTCTGGATTTGACGGCGCTTGAACCGCACGAGCGGATGGACGCCGGTATCAGCGTCAAGTTTCAGTCACCACATATTTATGAAAGCCTCACCGTCGAGCAGAATCTTCGGGTGCCGCTTCAACGAACGGATAGAGAAACCGAGACTGTCTTAACGGACACGCTTGAGCGTATTTCGCTTGCACAGCAAGCCAATGTATCAGCGAGTGATCTGTCACATGGGGAAAAACAACGCTTAGAGATTGGAATGGCGGTCACGCTTGATCCAAAACTCATGTTACTTGATGAACCCGTTGCAGGAATGTCAATAGATGAAACGGCTGATATTGCCGAACTCATTCGATCACTTCATGATGATGGAATGACGTTTCTTGTGGTTGAACACGATATGGAGTTTGTCCGGAAGATTTCTGAACAGGTGACAGTACTGAATCAAGGCTCAATCCTTCGTCAGGGACCGATTGAAGATATTGAGAGTGATGACGAAGTTCGTCGAATATACCTTGGTGAGAATGCATGA
- a CDS encoding energy-coupling factor ABC transporter ATP-binding protein, which produces MGSVIDACGVRHEYPDGTTAIKNIDVTIKQQEQIAVIGANGSGKSTLQLVLGGLVEPTVGSITFFEKTTDAETVRERLGVLLQNPDDYLFNTTVREDIEYGPAQLGYNRATAERRVESLADTLGLIDLLDRPPFRLSGGEKQRAAIASVLAFDPDVLLLDEPFGAVDATYREQILHLLSNHTGSMLIFTPSVDLVPKIANQVILIGQDGGIAARGSVREILTNRNLLSTHGLRPPQTVQMFETVLPDADIPLTVEAAREFLLKRES; this is translated from the coding sequence ATGGGGTCTGTAATCGACGCCTGCGGGGTGCGACATGAGTACCCTGATGGTACAACCGCAATCAAGAACATTGATGTGACGATTAAACAACAAGAGCAGATCGCAGTCATTGGTGCAAATGGGTCAGGGAAAAGCACGTTACAACTTGTTCTTGGTGGGCTTGTTGAGCCGACTGTTGGGTCAATCACGTTCTTCGAGAAAACAACCGACGCCGAGACAGTCCGAGAACGACTTGGAGTGTTGTTACAGAATCCCGACGATTATCTGTTCAATACAACAGTTCGGGAAGATATCGAATATGGTCCAGCACAATTAGGTTATAATCGCGCGACTGCAGAGCGTCGTGTAGAATCACTTGCGGACACACTTGGACTAATTGACTTGCTTGATCGACCACCGTTTCGTCTCTCAGGTGGTGAGAAACAACGGGCTGCAATTGCCAGTGTTCTTGCATTTGACCCGGATGTGCTGCTCTTAGATGAGCCATTTGGAGCGGTTGATGCAACATATCGAGAGCAAATTCTTCATCTTCTTAGCAATCATACCGGATCTATGCTAATTTTTACACCATCGGTTGATTTAGTCCCGAAGATCGCTAATCAGGTGATTCTTATCGGACAAGATGGGGGAATCGCTGCGAGAGGATCCGTTCGTGAGATATTAACAAATCGTAACCTACTTTCAACTCATGGGCTCCGACCACCACAAACAGTACAAATGTTTGAAACAGTGCTGCCAGACGCCGATATTCCACTAACCGTGGAAGCAGCCCGTGAATTCCTTTTGAAGCGAGAATCTTGA
- a CDS encoding ABC transporter ATP-binding protein has protein sequence MSLDITSLNAGYDGTPVIRDISFQVDTGEIVGIVGRNGVGKTTLLKTIMGLLKAESGRVIYNGEDMTEKSADAHAKRSIGYVPQGRDVFPDLSVKENLLIGESIGESSETRYEQVYDYFPILAERKTQSAGTMSGGQQQMLAIARALVGSPDLLLVDEPSEGVQPSIVQSITEDLRQINEEFDTTILFVEQNLSVIQGLADRCYAIDHGTIVDEITGEAVSERDQLEEYLVV, from the coding sequence ATGAGCCTTGATATTACCAGTCTCAATGCCGGTTATGATGGAACACCGGTCATTCGAGACATTTCATTTCAGGTTGACACTGGCGAGATCGTCGGTATCGTTGGTCGCAACGGTGTTGGCAAGACGACGCTCTTAAAAACTATTATGGGGCTTCTCAAAGCTGAATCAGGTCGTGTTATCTATAATGGCGAGGATATGACTGAAAAGTCCGCAGATGCTCATGCTAAACGAAGCATTGGATATGTCCCACAGGGACGTGATGTGTTCCCAGATTTGAGCGTCAAAGAGAATCTCTTGATCGGTGAATCAATCGGTGAGAGTAGTGAGACACGGTATGAGCAGGTATATGATTATTTTCCGATTCTTGCAGAGCGGAAAACGCAATCTGCCGGAACAATGAGTGGCGGGCAACAACAGATGTTAGCAATTGCTCGCGCTCTTGTCGGAAGTCCGGATTTATTATTGGTTGATGAACCGTCTGAGGGGGTCCAACCCTCAATCGTCCAATCAATTACAGAGGATCTTCGCCAGATCAATGAGGAATTCGACACGACGATTCTCTTTGTCGAGCAGAATCTCTCAGTAATCCAGGGATTAGCCGACCGGTGTTATGCAATCGATCATGGAACAATTGTCGATGAAATAACCGGTGAGGCCGTCAGCGAACGCGACCAACTTGAAGAATATCTCGTTGTGTGA
- a CDS encoding PDGLE domain-containing protein, translating to MKIISMNMDSWIQRAALMLLGLVIVAPFFGWTASIVGYAEPLENAAKMTGATDAVINLNPGILPDYTVGGFSGPIGTLISAGVGTVLTLIVAFGAGRLLES from the coding sequence ATGAAGATCATAAGCATGAACATGGACTCTTGGATACAGCGGGCGGCTCTCATGCTGCTGGGACTTGTGATAGTGGCTCCGTTTTTCGGGTGGACCGCAAGTATCGTCGGCTATGCCGAGCCACTCGAGAATGCCGCAAAAATGACAGGTGCAACCGATGCAGTCATAAATCTCAATCCTGGCATACTCCCAGACTACACTGTTGGAGGGTTCTCAGGTCCGATTGGAACACTCATCTCGGCTGGAGTTGGCACAGTGCTAACACTTATTGTTGCTTTTGGCGCTGGTCGCCTGCTTGAATCGTGA
- the cbiQ gene encoding cobalt ECF transporter T component CbiQ: MTGIVGRSVASITGALRAVFTAEQIAENDGFLQRRDPRVTLISIAGFALAVMISRQVSVTMCFGLLTIILARLSVVPLRQLAARSAVVPLISALIVLPQAIIMPGEVLLSFTGVTITVTGIEYVILFTLRVGVGIGLLSLIVLTTPFSAVIAALRSLHVPVALVWVISITYRYLFLFFDELQRLILARNSRTTGRTSLRGAWRDARCMVGSFLLRTLDRGERVGRGMRARGGARAPSPYGRLKQIDIYGYILLTISGFAVIMTGVIRWGL; this comes from the coding sequence GTGACCGGCATTGTTGGTCGGTCCGTCGCGTCGATTACGGGTGCACTCCGGGCTGTATTCACTGCCGAGCAGATTGCCGAAAACGATGGCTTTCTCCAGCGACGAGACCCACGGGTAACACTGATTTCCATTGCAGGATTTGCACTGGCGGTGATGATTTCCCGACAGGTGTCAGTAACAATGTGTTTTGGTCTATTGACGATCATACTAGCTCGTCTATCAGTTGTTCCTCTCCGACAGTTGGCTGCGCGATCGGCGGTCGTACCTCTCATATCAGCATTGATTGTTCTCCCACAGGCGATCATAATGCCCGGTGAGGTGCTCCTGTCATTTACTGGAGTGACGATTACTGTGACTGGTATCGAGTACGTTATCTTATTTACCCTTCGCGTTGGCGTTGGGATTGGACTGTTATCATTGATCGTGCTCACAACACCGTTTTCAGCGGTTATCGCAGCACTGCGCTCACTACATGTCCCAGTTGCACTTGTATGGGTTATTTCTATTACATATCGATATCTATTCCTGTTCTTTGATGAGTTACAACGGCTGATTCTGGCTCGAAATAGTCGGACAACCGGTCGGACATCACTCCGTGGTGCATGGCGGGATGCGCGTTGCATGGTTGGGAGCTTTCTTTTACGAACGCTCGACCGAGGCGAACGAGTTGGTCGAGGGATGCGGGCCCGCGGTGGTGCACGCGCACCATCACCATACGGTCGATTGAAGCAGATTGATATATACGGTTACATACTGCTCACTATCTCGGGGTTTGCAGTCATTATGACAGGAGTGATTCGATGGGGTCTGTAA
- the ureC gene encoding urease subunit alpha, whose translation MSRKLSREAYTDLFGATEGDRLRLGDTNLLAKIEKDHGTYGDEAVFGGGKTMRDGMGMQSGTTQAEGALDWVFSNAVIIDPILGIQKGDIGVRDGKIAGIGKAGNPDTMDGVDDELVIGPSTDTAPADGLIATPGGLDIHIHFNSKELFEHALASGVTTMFGGGYGGGATTCTTGPENIKRFLQAAEEYPVNVGFYAKGNSSGPDPIIEQIEAGACGLKLHEDWGSTPDVIDTALTVADEEDVQVCIHTDTLNESGFLEDTFEAIDGRTIHTFHIEGAGGGHAPDVLELIGYDHMLPSSTNPSMPYTVNTFDEHLDMVMVCHHLNPDVPEDVAFAESRIRSETIAAEDVLHDMGAISMMTSDSQAMGRMAEVITRTWQTAHKMKSQRGALPVDTGTNADNARIKRYVAKYTINPAKVAGINEYVGSLEPGKMADIVLWEPEFYGIKPKYVIKGGFPVHSEMGEANGSLMTCEPVMQRSRMGAVGKAKHAISTTFVSKAAYENDIGDQIGLESRVRPVEGTRDVGKNDMRHNEYAPENIDIDPQTFEVAVDGEHVTCEPAEELPLAKRYSL comes from the coding sequence GTGAGTCGAAAACTCTCTCGAGAGGCATACACTGACCTTTTTGGCGCAACTGAAGGTGATCGACTACGACTTGGTGATACTAATTTACTCGCCAAGATTGAGAAGGACCACGGGACATATGGTGATGAAGCAGTGTTTGGTGGTGGCAAGACGATGCGGGATGGCATGGGAATGCAGTCGGGAACGACGCAAGCGGAGGGGGCACTTGATTGGGTTTTCAGCAATGCTGTCATCATTGATCCCATTCTAGGAATTCAAAAGGGTGATATCGGCGTTCGTGATGGCAAAATTGCCGGTATTGGCAAGGCTGGTAATCCCGATACAATGGATGGCGTCGATGATGAACTTGTTATTGGACCAAGCACAGACACTGCACCAGCGGATGGGCTTATTGCAACACCAGGAGGGCTCGATATACATATTCATTTTAATAGTAAAGAGTTGTTCGAGCATGCGCTAGCAAGTGGCGTGACAACAATGTTCGGTGGTGGCTATGGTGGGGGTGCAACTACCTGTACGACTGGACCAGAGAATATTAAACGATTCCTGCAGGCTGCTGAAGAGTATCCAGTAAATGTTGGCTTCTACGCGAAAGGTAACTCAAGCGGTCCTGATCCGATTATCGAGCAGATCGAGGCTGGTGCATGTGGATTGAAACTTCACGAAGATTGGGGGTCAACACCTGATGTTATCGATACCGCCCTTACCGTTGCTGATGAAGAAGACGTCCAGGTGTGTATCCACACTGATACGCTCAATGAGTCAGGGTTTCTTGAAGATACCTTCGAAGCAATCGATGGGCGAACAATCCATACCTTCCACATTGAGGGAGCGGGTGGCGGTCATGCGCCGGATGTGCTCGAACTCATCGGCTACGATCATATGCTGCCATCATCGACGAATCCATCGATGCCATATACGGTCAATACATTCGATGAACATCTTGATATGGTAATGGTTTGTCATCATCTCAATCCGGACGTGCCGGAGGATGTTGCGTTCGCCGAGTCCCGTATTCGATCAGAAACCATTGCTGCAGAGGATGTACTCCACGACATGGGTGCAATCAGTATGATGACTTCTGACTCACAAGCAATGGGACGGATGGCTGAGGTCATTACACGAACATGGCAGACAGCGCACAAAATGAAGTCACAGCGTGGGGCACTCCCAGTCGATACAGGGACAAACGCGGATAACGCTCGTATCAAGCGATACGTTGCAAAGTATACAATCAACCCCGCAAAGGTCGCCGGGATCAACGAGTATGTTGGTTCGTTGGAACCGGGGAAGATGGCGGATATCGTGTTATGGGAGCCAGAATTCTACGGTATTAAGCCAAAATACGTGATTAAGGGTGGTTTTCCCGTTCACAGCGAAATGGGTGAAGCAAACGGGTCATTAATGACTTGTGAGCCTGTGATGCAGCGATCTCGTATGGGTGCAGTCGGAAAGGCAAAACATGCAATAAGCACGACATTTGTCAGCAAAGCGGCCTACGAGAACGATATTGGCGATCAGATTGGGCTTGAATCACGCGTACGTCCCGTTGAGGGAACCCGTGATGTTGGGAAAAACGACATGCGACATAATGAGTACGCACCAGAGAATATCGATATTGACCCACAGACGTTCGAAGTTGCGGTTGATGGTGAACACGTGACCTGTGAACCGGCTGAAGAACTCCCACTTGCAAAGAGATATTCATTATGA
- a CDS encoding urease subunit gamma, translating into MKLSPKDNERLKIFMAAELAKQRKDRGVKLNHPETIAYISNWVCERARDGMDVAEIRQEATSLLTREDVMDGVPEMIDMVQVEPTFSDGTKLVTVHDPIRGDTREQVE; encoded by the coding sequence ATGAAACTTTCACCGAAAGATAACGAACGACTTAAGATTTTCATGGCTGCAGAACTCGCCAAACAGCGTAAAGATCGAGGGGTGAAATTAAATCATCCAGAAACAATCGCATATATCTCTAATTGGGTCTGTGAGCGCGCCCGTGACGGAATGGATGTAGCGGAGATTCGTCAAGAGGCGACAAGTTTGCTGACTCGTGAGGATGTAATGGATGGAGTCCCAGAGATGATTGATATGGTGCAGGTTGAGCCAACATTCTCAGACGGAACAAAGCTTGTGACTGTTCATGACCCAATTCGTGGAGACACACGGGAACAGGTGGAATAA
- a CDS encoding urease subunit beta: MSDITPGELIPADKPVEINADRETTSVTVENTGDRPSQVGSHFHFFETNPALSFDRKSAYGMRLDIPAGTAIRFEPGCEKDVDLVAIGGDRIVKGMGGLVNGELDADETREQAFERARNADYMEEQ, translated from the coding sequence ATGAGTGACATTACACCCGGCGAGTTGATCCCAGCAGACAAGCCAGTTGAGATTAATGCTGACCGTGAGACGACATCAGTCACTGTTGAGAACACCGGTGACCGACCATCGCAGGTCGGCTCACATTTTCATTTCTTTGAGACGAATCCAGCACTTTCATTCGATCGAAAAAGCGCATATGGAATGCGACTCGATATCCCAGCGGGAACTGCCATTCGATTTGAACCTGGCTGTGAGAAAGATGTCGATCTTGTTGCGATTGGAGGTGACCGAATCGTCAAAGGAATGGGTGGGTTGGTCAATGGTGAACTTGATGCTGATGAAACACGCGAGCAGGCGTTTGAGCGGGCGAGAAATGCAGATTACATGGAGGAACAGTGA
- the urtC gene encoding urea ABC transporter, permease protein UrtC: MKLGSDILPSRLKSIITKLNGPNTLGNSRVFWAAFGVGLLLLVVQPLIRGSYAAGQFSLFLAYGLLGLSLSIIWGYTGILSFGQVAFFGIAGYTYAIVSLNLGGALGPTVALPIAIAVATISAFILGYFMFYGGVRNVYVAILTLVVTLVLETFMAQTAGAKWAIGSVKLGGFNGIPGIRNFTLGVGESSFSLSGSEFYWFVLAVLLLAYLGSRILVNSKYGYSLVAIREDEERTAMLGYNVKKVKLAVFTFSGALAGLSGIFYANWGNYMDPSVFTITFATIPIVWVTLGGRESLLGAIVGTVIIEWLRKWFSINASEFAIVFVGLILMITILFIPRGILPGIRDMYVFFNAHGLREGIEHGRDTIQSRAQTLLGSVGIDISDSETPGSSEVMRE, translated from the coding sequence ATGAAACTGGGTTCAGATATACTTCCCTCACGACTCAAAAGTATCATCACTAAACTAAATGGTCCGAATACACTGGGCAATTCGCGTGTGTTTTGGGCAGCCTTTGGGGTTGGATTACTCCTTCTAGTAGTCCAACCGCTTATCCGTGGGTCATACGCAGCGGGTCAGTTTTCGCTGTTCCTTGCCTATGGACTGCTTGGATTGTCACTGTCGATTATTTGGGGATACACTGGTATTCTTAGCTTTGGACAGGTCGCCTTCTTTGGAATTGCTGGCTATACATACGCAATTGTCAGTCTCAATCTTGGTGGTGCACTCGGTCCGACTGTTGCGTTACCAATCGCGATTGCAGTTGCGACGATATCAGCATTCATCCTTGGATATTTCATGTTTTATGGGGGTGTTCGAAACGTCTATGTTGCTATCCTCACATTGGTCGTTACGCTTGTCCTCGAGACATTCATGGCACAAACCGCTGGTGCCAAATGGGCAATTGGAAGTGTGAAACTCGGTGGATTCAATGGAATCCCCGGAATTCGAAATTTCACTCTTGGTGTTGGCGAGAGTTCATTCAGTCTTTCAGGATCTGAATTTTATTGGTTTGTGCTTGCTGTGTTATTGCTCGCATATCTTGGCTCGCGAATCCTCGTCAATAGTAAATATGGATACTCGCTGGTAGCAATCCGCGAGGATGAGGAGCGGACAGCGATGCTTGGCTACAATGTAAAAAAGGTCAAACTTGCTGTATTCACTTTTTCAGGTGCGCTAGCCGGACTGAGTGGCATCTTCTATGCCAACTGGGGAAACTACATGGATCCGAGTGTATTTACAATTACGTTTGCTACAATCCCGATTGTCTGGGTGACGCTCGGGGGACGAGAATCGTTACTCGGCGCTATTGTTGGCACAGTGATTATTGAATGGCTTCGGAAGTGGTTCTCAATTAATGCTTCAGAGTTCGCAATTGTCTTTGTGGGGCTGATTTTGATGATCACAATTTTGTTTATCCCACGGGGTATCCTCCCAGGAATCAGGGATATGTACGTGTTCTTCAATGCTCACGGACTTCGTGAAGGCATCGAACATGGTCGTGACACAATACAATCTCGCGCTCAAACGCTACTTGGCTCAGTTGGTATTGATATCTCTGACTCAGAGACGCCGGGGAGTTCTGAGGTGATGCGCGAATGA
- the urtB gene encoding urea ABC transporter, permease protein UrtB, translating into MIPLFIADVLKALDSIGVPVSQLLQMADSIAFIALAAIGLTVIFGMMGVINLAHGEFIMMGAYITTLSINVVSLPLPVAMILGALGTAAFGAIVERTIIKRLYGRLLDSMIVTFGLGLILTQGTRIIFGNSLRSIGTPFGQVPGYTYSGYRVLLLLAAIGVLGSVYLAFTRTEFGVRARATIQDPETARAMGVDTDRMYTITFAIGSGLAGLTGALYAPSATIVPGMGQSFLVESFVTVVTGGSSVLLGTALAGGILGTINAVFSNLYGNFFGQIALLMTAIIIIRLLPGGLTGLANTVRDKLGEQQS; encoded by the coding sequence ATGATTCCACTGTTCATCGCTGACGTATTGAAAGCGCTCGATAGTATCGGTGTCCCGGTATCACAGCTTCTGCAAATGGCAGATAGCATCGCGTTTATTGCACTTGCAGCGATTGGTCTGACTGTTATTTTTGGGATGATGGGTGTGATCAATCTTGCTCATGGTGAATTCATTATGATGGGTGCGTACATTACAACCCTTTCTATCAATGTTGTATCATTGCCATTACCAGTAGCGATGATACTTGGGGCACTCGGAACCGCAGCCTTTGGAGCGATTGTTGAACGGACGATAATCAAACGACTGTATGGTCGGCTCTTGGATTCAATGATCGTCACATTCGGACTTGGGCTAATTCTGACGCAGGGCACCCGAATTATATTTGGGAATTCTCTCCGGTCTATTGGTACTCCGTTCGGTCAAGTTCCTGGATATACATATTCTGGATACCGTGTTCTGTTACTACTTGCGGCGATTGGGGTTCTTGGGTCTGTCTATCTTGCATTCACACGTACTGAATTCGGTGTTAGGGCGCGTGCAACAATTCAAGACCCTGAGACCGCTCGAGCAATGGGCGTCGATACAGACCGAATGTATACAATTACATTCGCCATTGGTTCCGGGCTTGCCGGATTGACTGGTGCACTGTATGCGCCTTCAGCAACAATTGTTCCGGGGATGGGACAGTCATTCCTTGTTGAATCATTTGTCACAGTCGTCACCGGTGGATCCTCGGTATTGCTTGGGACAGCATTAGCTGGCGGGATCCTTGGAACGATCAATGCCGTCTTCTCGAATCTATATGGGAATTTCTTTGGGCAAATCGCATTACTCATGACGGCAATCATCATTATTCGACTTCTGCCGGGGGGTTTGACAGGGCTTGCAAACACTGTCCGTGACAAATTGGGTGAACAACAATCATGA
- a CDS encoding urea ABC transporter substrate-binding protein has protein sequence MSDNRMSRRAVLATGAVGFGASLAGCSSSGGSGGGGGSESDTIKIGVLEDRSGNFSLVGTPKWRASKLAIDEINADGGIMGKQIELFDPDPQSDNERYQQLTSRLIRQENVDALWAGYSSATREAIRPTIDRNEQLYFYTTQYEGGVADEYTFCMGPTARQQLGSVVPYMIENFGSDIYTIAADYNFGQLSADWVKVIADENDAEVIGEEFIPLSVQNFGSTISNIQDADPDFVMAILVGANHSSFWNQRTSAGLEIPMGTSTVMAQGYQHKRLEAPALKDVYGGFNYMEEIPTSRNEDYVSRYYDKFPDAGYANEESINNYFSIYMYKQAVEEAGTTDQEAVRDVLESGMEITGDRSPEGDISFQGPVHHMTHNMRVMRCDAEHNITVEDQRKIPEQFLSETVGIDLSGEDDGMTKQFTPVEYFDEAGS, from the coding sequence ATGAGCGATAATCGTATGTCTCGAAGGGCCGTGCTGGCAACCGGCGCGGTGGGTTTTGGTGCATCACTCGCTGGCTGTTCCAGTAGTGGTGGCTCCGGTGGTGGTGGCGGTTCTGAGAGTGACACAATCAAAATCGGCGTTCTTGAAGATCGCTCAGGGAATTTTTCCCTCGTCGGGACGCCAAAATGGCGTGCCAGCAAACTGGCAATTGATGAGATCAATGCGGATGGTGGGATTATGGGTAAACAGATCGAACTGTTTGACCCAGACCCACAGTCAGATAATGAGCGATATCAACAACTCACCTCTCGATTAATCCGACAGGAAAACGTAGACGCATTGTGGGCTGGGTACTCCTCGGCAACAAGAGAGGCAATCCGACCGACAATTGACCGCAACGAGCAGCTATACTTCTATACGACGCAATATGAGGGCGGCGTTGCCGATGAGTATACATTTTGTATGGGACCAACAGCTCGTCAGCAACTGGGTAGTGTTGTCCCCTACATGATTGAGAACTTTGGATCAGATATCTATACTATTGCTGCTGATTACAACTTTGGTCAGTTATCAGCTGACTGGGTGAAGGTCATCGCGGATGAAAACGATGCAGAGGTTATTGGTGAAGAATTTATTCCATTGTCAGTGCAGAATTTTGGGTCAACTATCAGCAATATTCAGGATGCTGATCCGGACTTTGTGATGGCAATTCTAGTTGGTGCAAATCACTCATCATTCTGGAACCAGCGAACCTCCGCTGGGCTTGAGATTCCAATGGGTACCTCAACCGTAATGGCTCAGGGATATCAACATAAACGGCTCGAAGCGCCAGCACTCAAAGATGTCTATGGCGGATTTAATTATATGGAAGAAATCCCGACAAGTCGAAATGAGGATTATGTCAGTCGATATTATGATAAATTCCCCGACGCCGGGTATGCCAATGAGGAATCAATTAACAATTATTTCTCAATTTACATGTATAAACAAGCTGTCGAAGAGGCTGGCACAACCGATCAAGAAGCTGTCCGGGATGTTCTCGAGAGTGGGATGGAAATTACTGGTGATAGATCGCCAGAGGGAGATATTAGCTTCCAGGGACCGGTACATCATATGACTCACAATATGCGAGTGATGCGGTGCGATGCTGAACACAACATTACCGTTGAAGATCAGCGTAAGATTCCTGAACAGTTCCTCTCTGAGACAGTTGGGATTGACCTCTCCGGTGAGGATGATGGAATGACAAAACAATTCACACCGGTTGAGTACTTTGACGAAGCGGGTAGCTGA